The following are encoded together in the Kribbella sp. CA-293567 genome:
- a CDS encoding TRM11 family SAM-dependent methyltransferase: protein MARYALLVLPSTNRVYAESSIALTMAELALFGQRALDADVTEIGETRIGGVPYVTFEAEELSAADAAKLANLASIYALFRLDGKLLEPVELRSLDKLDSDLISIQKYQGKTNELFTKLLLNVTLLSSAFGPQLLERRFSVIDPLCGRGTTMNQALMYGFDAAGVDVDRKDFDAYATFLQTWLKRKRLKHDAEVVRVRREHQLVAHRFQASFGLTKEAWKDGDKFNLSYVNADTTKALEFHKRGSFDLVVTDAPYGVQHGSRTAESGLHRSPIDLLKAAAPVWAGLLRSGGALGIAWNTNVARRSAAIEILAQAGLEPLDEPPYQDFVHRVDQAIVRDILVARKP, encoded by the coding sequence ATGGCTCGCTACGCACTACTTGTTCTGCCGTCGACCAATCGGGTGTACGCCGAGTCGTCGATCGCGCTGACGATGGCCGAGCTGGCTCTCTTCGGGCAGCGGGCGCTCGACGCGGACGTCACCGAGATCGGTGAGACCCGCATCGGTGGCGTCCCGTACGTGACGTTCGAAGCCGAGGAGCTCTCGGCGGCCGACGCCGCCAAGCTGGCCAACCTGGCCTCCATCTACGCGCTGTTCCGGCTGGACGGGAAGCTGCTCGAGCCGGTCGAGCTGCGGTCGCTGGACAAGCTCGACAGCGATCTGATCAGCATCCAGAAGTACCAGGGCAAGACCAACGAGCTGTTCACCAAACTGCTGCTGAACGTGACGCTGCTGTCGTCCGCGTTCGGCCCGCAACTGCTGGAGCGCCGGTTCAGCGTGATCGATCCGCTCTGCGGGCGCGGTACGACCATGAACCAGGCGCTGATGTACGGGTTCGACGCCGCCGGGGTGGACGTGGACCGCAAGGACTTCGACGCCTATGCGACGTTCCTGCAGACCTGGCTCAAACGCAAGCGCCTCAAGCACGACGCCGAGGTGGTCCGGGTACGCCGCGAGCACCAACTGGTGGCGCACAGGTTCCAGGCGTCGTTCGGGCTGACCAAGGAAGCCTGGAAGGACGGCGACAAGTTCAACCTGTCGTACGTCAACGCCGACACCACCAAGGCGCTGGAGTTCCACAAGCGCGGCAGCTTCGACCTGGTCGTGACGGACGCGCCGTACGGCGTACAGCACGGCAGCCGGACCGCCGAGAGCGGCCTGCACCGCAGCCCGATCGACCTGCTCAAGGCGGCGGCGCCGGTCTGGGCCGGCCTGCTCCGGTCCGGCGGCGCGCTCGGGATCGCCTGGAACACCAACGTCGCCCGTCGCTCCGCTGCCATCGAAATCCTTGCCCAGGCAGGGCTCGAGCCTCTCGACGAACCGCCCTACCAGGACTTCGTCCACCGGGTCGACCAGGCGATCGTGCGCGACATCCTGGTCGCCCGCAAACCTTGA
- the rarD gene encoding EamA family transporter RarD: MPEQRRGFGFGFAAYLIWGLFPLYWKLIDSSGAVELLAHRILWSLVTIVALVLLRRRFGQVRALLAEPRRRWPLVAGAVLISVNWGTYIWAVNHDRIVETSLGYFITPLFTVLLGVIILKERLRVAQWIAVGVAFLAVAGLTVENGRPPWVAIILTFSFGFYGLAKKKAGAGAIEGMAVESATVAPLALIAILVLAVQGDATVTHQGAGYLILVLLTGPITAVPLLLFGAAATRVSMTTLGLLNYIAPIMQFVVGVVVFREQMTPMRWAGFGLVWLALVIFSWDGLTRRRRPSRLDPVTAPA; the protein is encoded by the coding sequence GTGCCAGAGCAACGCAGAGGATTCGGTTTCGGCTTCGCGGCGTACCTGATCTGGGGGCTGTTCCCGCTCTACTGGAAGCTGATCGACTCCTCCGGCGCGGTCGAACTGCTGGCCCACCGGATCCTCTGGTCACTGGTCACGATCGTGGCGCTGGTCCTGCTCCGCCGCCGCTTCGGTCAGGTGCGCGCACTGCTGGCCGAGCCGCGCCGGCGGTGGCCGCTGGTCGCGGGCGCGGTGCTGATCTCGGTCAACTGGGGCACCTACATCTGGGCCGTCAACCACGACCGGATCGTCGAGACCTCGCTCGGCTACTTCATCACGCCGCTGTTCACCGTGCTGCTCGGCGTGATCATCCTCAAGGAACGGCTCCGGGTGGCCCAGTGGATCGCGGTCGGGGTCGCGTTCCTGGCCGTCGCCGGGCTGACCGTCGAGAACGGCCGGCCGCCGTGGGTGGCGATCATCCTGACCTTCTCGTTCGGCTTCTACGGCCTGGCGAAGAAGAAGGCCGGCGCCGGCGCGATCGAGGGAATGGCGGTCGAGTCCGCGACCGTCGCGCCGCTGGCGCTGATCGCGATCCTGGTGCTCGCCGTCCAGGGTGACGCGACCGTCACACACCAGGGCGCCGGCTACCTGATCCTCGTACTGCTGACCGGACCGATCACCGCCGTACCGCTGCTGCTGTTCGGTGCCGCGGCGACGCGGGTCTCGATGACCACCCTCGGGCTGCTGAACTACATCGCGCCGATCATGCAGTTCGTCGTCGGCGTCGTGGTCTTCCGCGAGCAGATGACGCCGATGCGCTGGGCCGGTTTCGGGCTGGTCTGGCTGGCGCTGGTGATCTTCAGCTGGGACGGTCTGACCCGCCGTCGCCGGCCCTCGCGGCTCGATCCCGTCACCGCGCCCGCGTAG
- a CDS encoding sugar phosphate isomerase/epimerase family protein, translating into MGVRTGLVSVTFRQLAVDEVVEVARKAGLSAIEWGGDIHVPLGDLAAARKARELCEASGIAVAAYGSYLRAGSVDREEIRTAVNTAAELGAPRIRVWAGTVGTAEAGVGDRMAVTRGLAELADVAAGSGIEIAMEFHRGTLTDEVDSTITLLLDVGAPNLTTYWQPPVDLDDAECLAQLESLLPWLSTVHVFSWWPSNNRLPLAARESLWRPVLDRLAAEPREINALLEFVADDSVDQFSTDAAQLHSWV; encoded by the coding sequence GTGGGTGTGAGGACCGGTCTGGTCTCGGTGACGTTCCGGCAGTTGGCGGTCGACGAGGTCGTCGAGGTGGCCAGGAAGGCAGGGCTCTCGGCCATCGAGTGGGGTGGTGACATCCATGTCCCGCTCGGCGACCTGGCGGCGGCCCGCAAGGCCCGCGAGCTGTGCGAGGCGAGCGGGATCGCCGTCGCGGCGTACGGGTCCTACCTGCGGGCAGGCAGCGTCGACCGCGAAGAGATCCGTACCGCGGTCAACACCGCCGCCGAGCTGGGCGCGCCCCGCATCAGGGTGTGGGCCGGCACGGTCGGTACCGCGGAAGCCGGGGTGGGGGACCGGATGGCGGTGACCCGCGGGCTCGCCGAGCTGGCCGATGTCGCGGCCGGCTCCGGGATCGAGATCGCGATGGAGTTCCACCGCGGAACGCTGACCGACGAGGTCGACTCGACCATCACGCTGCTGCTCGACGTGGGCGCGCCGAACCTGACGACGTACTGGCAACCGCCGGTCGACCTGGACGACGCCGAGTGCCTGGCGCAGCTCGAGTCCCTGCTGCCGTGGCTGTCCACCGTTCACGTCTTCTCCTGGTGGCCCTCCAACAACCGGCTCCCGCTGGCCGCCCGGGAGTCGCTGTGGCGCCCGGTCCTCGACCGGCTGGCCGCCGAGCCGCGCGAGATCAACGCGCTGCTGGAGTTCGTGGCCGACGACTCGGTGGACCAGTTCTCCACCGATGCCGCGCAGCTGCACAGCTGGGTCTGA